AGTCATTAGAGGCAACACGATCCGGGTTAGTATGTCACAATTATGTTATCTATAAAGAAGCTTTTTATCCCCAAAGTCGAAATAGAAACTGGAACGGGAAATGATCTCCAATTTCGTAAAGATCCTCGTAGTGCAAGAACAAAGAGAATTTCTTTTTTCCAAGTCATATACAAAGATAGAGATTCCCCAAAATATTCGAAGACCAGAACGGAAAACCATTCCCTTGCTATGCCTATGAATTTCTTGCAACATTCTTGGACAAACCGTCCTATGTATAAATTCCTTTCAACATTCTTGGAAATATTGATATTATTCTAATAGGGGCAGAGAGGGCCACAGAGGGTACGATAAGATTCCCATAAATAGATTAGATTTCGCGCCAATGACATAATCTTGAACCGAAATGCCATCGCGGATTCTAATAATCTTAAAAGTCTAAAGAAGAGAAGATAAAACAGCTAGTAGTCTACAATGCATAAGGTGTAACATATTAGAAATCAAACCTGTAAATAAAACCAGCTAGAAAGCAATTCCTGAAACATCTTATAGAATTACTCCAATCCAATCATCTGATGCTTTTCAACTCGATGTATCAGAATCGAGTTGAAAACGTTAGCAAGAATTCCGATACAATGGTTTGGTCTATAGGGATGGATGCCTGAACCTGCAAAACACATACTAATTCTTGTGAGTGTTTTGTAATAACAAATAAAGTTGGGGAATAGAAGGAATTCACTGAATAAGCAATACAGAACCGGGGGAAATTGATCGATCATTAGCTTGAATGCAACTTGCAAGTAGTCACAGAATCCCTGACTGTAATGCTAAAACCACATTAAacagaacaaaaaaaaagaagcaaGAAATAAATTACACAATGCATGCCATTACAGTATCCCCAAGCATCAAACATAGCTTTAAACAGTCATAACACAGCTTTATGCAATCGTCTGAAAGAGTGAAATGGACGGGTAAATCTGACATTAAAGGATTTATTGCTATACAACACTCAACCGAACATATTCTAtgcaagaaaataatataattgcCTAGCTtgaattcaattcaattcatttACCAAATGATTTTCTATGTTGGAAAAGCATTTCTAATATACAAGAATTCAACTACTAACTGGGCTAATATGTCCACTAGAAGCTACTCACAACTGAATTCTCACAAAATCACGCCATATTTGACATTATGTGACaaaattttcaattctcaacCGGGTTATCATGTTATATGATCTATATATAAGACATGATTATATATCATATAAATGTAACAAACCTGATAATTATATCAAACAGATTGCCTCTGTAAAGTATGTGATCATGAATACAATTGACAGCTCTATGAGAGAATTCATATCTTTTagtgtctttttttttccaaacataATAACTGAGTATATAGAATTCCACTCAAAATGGGGTTTTCAAACACTgtcaaaaaatttagaaatgcCTGATTTCAAAAGATTTAGATCTGAGGGGTTAAGATCATTGTCGTTTTGGGAACGTATTTGCAACTTAATTTAAAAACTTGGTCAATAATAATCAGAAAACACATTATACACACAGTCAAGCAACATGTATGCAGATGATAAATGCAAATGAGCACAATTCAAATTCCATACTACAACTTGTGGATCAGCACACCACCTGCACAGTGGAAATTGCGCTGTAAGCTACATTTATTGAATTGGCGTATAAAATCACGAAACAGAAAAGAGATGGAATGCTAACCGAATGACCAAAATGGGTCAATATGCATATTTTCCTTTCTGTGGTTACTGCTGATAGTCATTGTTGCCATTGCCAGTGTTCACGTTCTTTGCGTTTTCTTGCTGCTGTTCTCTTTCCTTGTTCCATTCGGCAATTCTAGCACGTCTCTCCTCGCTGCCATCTCTAACCGACCGCTTTCCCCCAGGGCTTCTGCTTCTTCCTCTCCTGTGCTCAGGGCTTATAGTCCTACGCCTACTGCTCCGACTTTCATAATAATGCTCCCGGTCGTCATATTTTCTACTAGAACCACGGCTACCATagtagtattcttcatggcTGCGATGCCTGTGGGGGCTTCTACTTCGGCTACGGCTGCGGCTACGTCTTCGCCCATACCTCCCAAATAATTGATGCCTCAACTCCCTAGGAAACATTAAGACAGAACAAAGTTCACATATAAGCATCACATAAAAAAAGAGTTGCAGAAAATATGAATACAGTACCTGCCGATCCTTTTGAGATGCATGAAATTGCAATAGCCACCACGATTGCACGAATGCTCCTCATATTGCCTGCATGTGGCTTCACGGAAGTCTGTCACCGGGGAGAAATCGACAATGATGGGACGTCCTGAAATCATCAATATCCAACCCAAATATATTCAAATTCACAACACAAACTTAAACTTAACACATTAAAACAAAGATATGCTGACCAGCATAGAATCTCCCAGTTAAATTTCGAAGAGTGTTTTCAGCATGCTCCTCCTTTCTAAACTGGACATAGACATTCCCAACCTGCATATGGACAATAGGTCAGCTTTAAGAATCAGAAAAACAGAAAGGAAATTGGCCAAAAGAAAGAACTACTCAAATTTAGATAATTTACCATATGATCAGCAAGGTTATCACACACATTCAAGCTCTCAATTTCACCATATTTGTTTAATTCCTCAAATAGATCCTCGTAAAAATCCTGCAATTTCAAATGTACAGAAAATGAAGTCCAGAATCTATACAAGGTAAAGGCTATCACAATTCACAAACAATAGCCTCTACAACAGCAATCAGAAATACTAATCAAACACTAAGAACATGTGCAAACAAACAGTATAAAATGGCAATCCAAATTACTATATGAACAGCTTCAACAAATTACTCAATGAAGCCTCTTCTATTATACTTCAGAAGCAAAGAGAAGAGAAGCCCAAATTACTATATGAACAGcttcaacaaataaaataatagctCAACTTGCCAATccaataacaaataaaatccGGTGATTAGCATAATCCAATAACGTTTGAAATCCTAAATTGAGAATTAAAAGAGCAACATAGATTTTAAGAAAATGAATGCCAAACCTCGAAATGTTCCTGTATCATGCGGGGATCAATAGGATTGCCTTGTGCATCGACACCAGGGGTGATCATATCAGGTCGCTGGTACATATTCGAAAGCAGAAGCGTAGGGCTAACGCTTGGTTTTGTATGGAGCCTCGAGCAGCGGTCACCGTGCCTGCAGGCTCCAATCTTGAAGTAGAAAGGGCAATTCACCCTGTCTTTCTCTGTCCCAAATATAGAAGCTAAGTGCTCCGCCATTGATTGATTCAGAAGCTAAGGTTTCGCTGGGGAAAAAACGCCGGTGAGTTTTCATAGTACGGTAGAATTGGCTTTGGTTCAGCGTTAAAGCCACAGCTCCGATTTCTAGATGTTTCTGCGATATAAATTCCGTATATATATAGCCATATTGATTAATATTCCATTCGAGCTGGTTTGCCCGAGAGGTTAAGGGGGAAGACTTAAGATCTTCTGTGTATAAGCACGCGTGGGTTCGAACCCCACAGCCAGCAAACTTTTGCTGCATTTCGAAAatgagtcttttttttttctataaggATCCACGCTCACAAAAAGCTCACAAAATAGGATCCACGCTCATCGAACCAAAATGTTTAGTTTGATTCGAGTTTTGGACGGTTGACCCGACTTGATGTTCATTGACATGCTTCAGGTTGAGCCCGTTGGGTACACTCCAATGTTTAAGTTAGTAATAAATAAGAGTGAGAAAGTGGAAGTTACAATCAataaggagagagaaagagagatatGATTTACCTACTTATAGGTTTCGGTTATGTAAAAGTATAATTTTTTCCCTGGTTATGGTGGTGGGCGGTTTCATTTTTGGACTTTCTTACTGAAATGGGGCATCAGAAGTGTATGGACCTTTGAAACGTTGTAGGTCTCTTATTGGCCTTAGTCTGAAATAGAAGGTTTGTCGTCATTAATACATTACCTTATGAATCATTAACTATCAATTCTACCATACACGCAACACCATTTTCCTTCCAGGATACATCCCAATTGATTTTAATGACACCATACGGATGAAGTTACCATTGATTTTAATAACGACATATAGATGAGGTGACCATTGATTCGAAGGGTGTGGGTTCGAACCCCACAGCCAGCAAACTTTTGCTGCATTTCGAAAATgagtctttttttttctataaggATCCACGCTCACAAAAAGCTCACAAAATAGGATCCACGCTCATCGAACCAAAATGTTTAGTTTGATTCGAGTTTTGGACGGTTGACCCGACTTGATGTTCATTGACATGCTTCAGGTTGAGCCCGTTGGGTACACTCCAATGTTTAAGTTAGTAATAAATAAGAGTGAGAAAGTGGAAGTTACAATCAataaggagagagaaagagagatatGATTTACCTACTTATAGGTTTCGGTTATGTAAAAGTATAATTTTTTCCCTGGTTATGGTGGTGGGCGGTTTCATTTTTGGACTTTCTTACTGAAATGGGGCATCAGAAGTGTATGGACCTTTGAAACGTTGTAGGTCTCTTATTGGCCTTAGTCTGAAATAGAAGGTTTGTCGTCATTAATACATTACCTTATGAATCATTAACTATCAATTCTACCATACACGCAACACCATTTTCCTTCCAGGATACATCCCAATTGATTTTAATGACACCATACGGATGAAGTTACCATTGATTTTAATAACGACATATAGATGAGGTGACCATTGATTCGAAGGGTGTGGGTTCGAACCCCACAGCCAGCAAACTTTTGCTGCATTTCGAAAATgagtctttttttttctataaggATCCACGCTCACAAAAAGCTCACAAAATAGGATCCACGCTCATCGAACCAAAATGTTTAGTTTGATTCGAGTTTTGGACGGTTGACCCGACTTGATGTTCATTGACATGCTTCAGGTTGAGCCCGTTGGGTACACTCCAATGTTTAAGTTAGTAATAAATAAGAGTGAGAAAGTGGAAGTTACAATCAataaggagagagaaagagagatatGATTTACCTACTTATAGGTTTCGGTTATGTAAAAGTATAATTTTTTCCCTGGTTATGGTGGTGGGCGGTTTCATTTTTGGACTTTCTTACTGAAATGGGGCATCAGAAGTGTATGGACCTTTGAAACGTTGTAGGTCTCTTATTGGCCTTAGTCTGAAATAGAAGGTTTGTCGTCATTAATACATTACCT
The window above is part of the Euphorbia lathyris chromosome 3, ddEupLath1.1, whole genome shotgun sequence genome. Proteins encoded here:
- the LOC136222099 gene encoding splicing factor U2af small subunit B-like; its protein translation is MAEHLASIFGTEKDRVNCPFYFKIGACRHGDRCSRLHTKPSVSPTLLLSNMYQRPDMITPGVDAQGNPIDPRMIQEHFEDFYEDLFEELNKYGEIESLNVCDNLADHMVGNVYVQFRKEEHAENTLRNLTGRFYAGRPIIVDFSPVTDFREATCRQYEEHSCNRGGYCNFMHLKRIGRELRHQLFGRYGRRRSRSRSRSRSPHRHRSHEEYYYGSRGSSRKYDDREHYYESRSSRRRTISPEHRRGRSRSPGGKRSVRDGSEERRARIAEWNKEREQQQENAKNVNTGNGNNDYQQ